From a region of the Arachis ipaensis cultivar K30076 chromosome B09, Araip1.1, whole genome shotgun sequence genome:
- the LOC110266966 gene encoding serine/threonine-protein phosphatase 7 long form homolog: protein MLMCDHLKPSDPYNQIVESHLRETGFYYVSQIGIIQCQSAMSNALIERWRPETHTFHFPVGECAVTLEDVAIIFGLPTNGLLVTGPTMSSFEALEAECLHQFGVAPRKTDCRGSFIKLTWFRGLKDRIVLNDDVHIQMYVKCHIMLLFGTILFGDKSGAAVHWKFLPLLRNFGQIIQFSWGSACLAYLYRSLCKATRVDCKEMDGPLTLLLTWAWIRLPFLAPIPGNPRVFPIVNRWRNWDRENYAYRYKTLAHYRRFWMIYKKDMYFAYGIGNIDPDVIPLDIRHNSVIWSATMPLISFECIECHTSDRVRRQFGLRQGVPNQEQDLGASHGENLTGPKNQDWANTHYFWVMQWTNRYSHTLSDDLVHLHYPLEIYMHWYREAFGDHLQLSNLVFEENPEGPPPPSPPAPEPESVPPPPPPPEPPQQGLSILHHMFLTRIRLIIFQRQSRYIM from the exons ATGTTGATGTGTGATCATTTAAAGCCGTCGGATCCATACAACCAAATTGTTGAGTCACATTTACGCGAGACTGGATTTTATTATGTTTCACAAATTGGAATTATCCAATGTCAGTCAGCAATGAGTAATGCTCTGATTGAGAGATGGCGGCCTGAGACTCACACATTTCATTTTCCGGTTGGTGAGTGTGCCGTGACCTTGGAGGATGTGGCGATAATTTTCGGTCTGCCGACAAATGGTCTTCTGGTTACAGGACCGACCATGAGTAGTTTTGAGGCATTGGAAGCCGAGTGCTTGCACCAATTTGGAGTGGCACCGAGGAAGACGGACTGTAGAGGGAGCTTTATAAAATTAACATGGTTTAGGGGTTTGAAAGATCGTATAGTGTTGAATGATGATGTGCACATTCAGATGTATGTAAAGTGTCACATAATGTTGTTATTTGGGACAATTCTGTTTGGAGATAAGTCAGGTGCAGCTGTGCATTGGAAATTTTTACCTTTGCTCCGTAACTTTGGTCAGATCATACAGTTTAGTTGGGGTTCGGCATGCCTGGCATACTTGTATAGATCATTGTGTAAGGCAACTCGTGTCGACTGCAAGGAGATGGATGGTCCACTGACACTGTTGCTCACTTGGGCTTGGATCCGGCTACCATTTCTAGCGCCGATTCCCGGCAATCCCCGAGTGTTTCCAATTGTAAACAG GTGGCGTAACTGGGACCGTGAAAACTATGCCTACCGATATAAAACGCTTGCGCACTACAGGAGGTTTTGGATGATCTACAAGAAGGACATGTATTTT GCTTATGGCATTGGAAACATCGACCCAGACGTGATTCCTTTAGACATCCGTCATAATTCGGTTATCTGGAGTGCCACAATGCCACTTATATCTTTTGAATGCATCGAGTGTCATACATCTGATAGAGTCAGGAGGCAATTTGGATTGAGACAGGGTGTTCCTAATCAAGAGCAGGATCTAGGTGCATCACACGGTGAAAATCTAACTGGGCCTAAGAATCAAGATTGGGCCAATACCCACTATTTTTGGGTGATGCAGTGGACCAATCGGTATAGTCACACTCTCTCTGATGACTTGGTGCATTTACATTATCCATTGGAAATTTACATGCATTGGTACCGAGAAGCATTTGGTGACCACTTGCAATTGTCGAACCTTGTATTCGAAGAGAATCCAGAAGGTCctccaccaccatcaccaccgGCACCGGAACCGGAATCGGTACCTCCACCACCACCGCCACCGGAACCGCCACAACAGGGGTTGAGTATTTTGCACCATATGTTCCTGACACGCATCCGTCTGATTATTTTTCAGCGTCAGTCCCGGTACATCATGTAA
- the LOC107616305 gene encoding uncharacterized protein LOC107616305 — translation MSCIELYVEFEQSEADRNIELKDYNSESEDEFESNYEIVGPGEDEDEAGGAMNADVAEVTNALDLFLLMYAALPVVADGDFTVGMEFSSREAVIKAIKDYTIRRGVDYRVYESEPTTFYAKCTEYGNGCDWLIKVTKMQKKYCWEIRRYNGSHTCTRSTISQDHSKLDSKTVAEAIKSLVEVDLSIKVKSVIDEVQSKFNYTISYRKAWLAKHQAVESIFGGWEASYEALPIWFETMCHKEPSAVVHFETMPAYQGDDLVPDIRVLHRVFWSYYPCIRAFRHCKPVMQVDETHLYGKYKGCLLVAVSQDGNNNIVPIAFAIVEGETSDAWYFFLSNLRQHVVTRDGVGLISDRHDSIRSAIERSNGGLVSS, via the exons ATGTCGTGcatcgagttgtatgttgagtttgagcaATCTGAAGCGGACCGTAACATTGAATTGAAAGATTATAATAGTGAAAGCgaggatgaatttgaaagtaactaTGAGATCGTTGGTCCAGGTGAAGACGAAGATGAAGCTGGCGGCGCCATGAACGCAGATGTGGCGGAAGTTACAAATGCACTA GATTTATTTCTTTTGATGTATGCAGCGCTTCCTGTTGTGGCGGATGGTGATTTCACAGTGGGGATGGAATTCAGTTCAAGGGAGGCAGTAATCAAGGCAATAAAAGATTATACCATCCGGAGAGGTGTAGACTATCGGGTATATGAGTCGGAACCAACGACATTCTATGCCAAATGTACAGAATATGGCAATGGTTGTGACTGGTTAATCAAGGTTACCAAAATGCAGAAGAAGTACTGTTGGGAGATAAGGAGATACAATGGAAGTCACACTTGTACTAGGTCTACTATTTCTCAAGACCATTCGAAGCTGGATTCCAAGACAGTTGCAGAAGCAATTAAGTCGTTGGTAGAGGTTGACCTGTCTATAAAGGTAAAATCAGTCATTGATGAAGTCCAGTCAAAGTTTAACTACACCATCAGTTATCGAAAGGCTTGGTTAGCAAAGCACCAGGCGGTGGAATCAATTTTCGGAGGTTGGGAAGCATCATATGAAGCTTTGCCCATATGGTTTGAGACCATGTGTCACAAGGAGCCATCAGCAGTGGTTCACTTTGAAACAATGCCTGCTTACCAAGGGGATGATTTGGTTCCTGATATACGTGTACTGCATAgagtcttctggagttattacccttGTATAAGGGCCTTCAGACACTGCAAGCCAGTGATGCAGGTGGACGAGACTCATTTGTATGGAAAATACAAGGGTTGTTTATTGGTTGCAGTCTCACAAGATGGTAATAACAACATCGTGCCTATTGCATTCGCCatagtggagggagagacttctgatgcatGGTACTTTTTTCTGAGTAACTTGCGTCAACATGTGGTGACACGTGATGGTGTGGGACTTATCTCTGATCGACACGATTCTATTAGGTCAGCTATTGAGAGAAGTAATGGGGGTTTGGTCTCCTCCTAG